In Oryza brachyantha chromosome 2, ObraRS2, whole genome shotgun sequence, a single window of DNA contains:
- the LOC102708036 gene encoding homoserine kinase, with the protein MAAPAAAPSPATAPCFRRARPAPVSLCVSRRFTVAASFTADPAPAFNSVTAFAPATVANLGPGFDFLGCAVADASLSLGDTVTATLDPSLPPGTVAIASVTSPSRPTLADRLSRDPLRNCAGVAAIAALRALGVQSHAVSIHLTKGLPLGSGLGSSAASAAAAAKAVDALFGSRLHQDDLVLAGLESEKAVSGFHADNIAPAILGGFVLVRSYDPFHLIPLSSPPALRLHFVLVTPDFEAPTSKMRAALPKQVAVQQHVRNSSQAAALVAAVLQGDAGVIGSAMSSDGIVEPTRAPLIPGMAAVKAAALEAGALGCTISGAGPTAVAVIEGEEKGEEVGQRMVEAFASAGKLKATATIAQLDRVGARVISTSSLE; encoded by the coding sequence atggcggcgccggcggccgcgccctCTCCGGCCACCGCTCCCTGCTTCCGCCGCGCGCGTCCTGCGCCTGTATCCCTCTGCGTCTCTAGGAGATTCAcggtcgccgcctccttcACCGCCGACCCTGCTCCGGCCTTCAACTCCGTTACGGCCTTCGctcccgccaccgtcgccaacCTCGGCCCAGGCTTCGACTTCCTcggctgcgccgtcgccgacgcctccctctccctcggcgATACCGTCACCGCCACCCTCGACCCCTCCCTGCCGCCCGGCACCGTCGCCATCGCATCCGtcacctccccctcccgccCCACCCTCGCCGACCGCCTGTCCCGCGACCCCCTCCGCAACTGCGCTGGAGTCGCCGCCATCGCTGCCCTCCGCGCCCTCGGCGTCCAATCCCACGCCGTCTCCATCCACCTCACCAAGGGCCTCCCTCTCGGCTCCGGCCTCGGCTcatccgccgcctccgccgccgctgctgccaaGGCCGTTGACGCCCTCTTCGGCTCCCGCCTCCACCAAGACGACCTCGTCCTCGCGGGCCTCGAGTCTGAGAAGGCCGTCAGCGGCTTCCACGCCGACAACATCGCCCCAGCCATCCTCGGCGGCTTCGTCCTCGTGCGCAGCTACGACCCCTTCCACCTCatcccgctctcctccccacCCGCCCTCCGCCTTCACTTCGTCCTTGTCACGCCCGACTTCGAGGCCCCCACCAGCAAGATGCGCGCCGCGCTGCCCAAACAGGTCGCTGTTCAGCAGCACGTGCGCAACTCTAGCCAGgcggccgcgctcgtcgccgctgtcctGCAAGGGGATGCCGGGGTCATCGGCTCAGCCATGTCGTCCGATGGCATTGTGGAGCCAACCAGGGCACCACTGATTCCTGGCATGGCTGCGGTCAAGGCCGCAGCTTTGGAAGCTGGGGCCTTGGGCTGCACCATCAGTGGAGCAGGACCAACCGCAGTGGCTGTGATTGAGGGGGAGGAGAAGGGCGAGGAGGTTGGCCAGAGGATGGTGGAGGCATTCGCCAGTGCCGGCAAACTGAAAGCAACAGCTACCATTGCACAGCTCGACAGAGTTGGCGCCAGGGTAATCTCCACCTCCAGTTTGGAATAA
- the LOC102708314 gene encoding calcium-dependent protein kinase 6: MGNYSSSTSTPTYAAAAAAAPVYDLCFLRYPSSGGGSSSSSSSSSGGGMPIRSHQQVLASPTAVLGHVTPPLQELYSMGRKLGQGQFGTTYLCTEVATGAALACKSIAKRKLLSPEDVEDVRREIQIMHHLAGHASVVTIRGAYEDTMYVHIVMELCEGGELFDRIVERGYFSERKAAEITRVIVGVVEACHSLGVMHRDLKPENFLLKDRAREASLKAIDFGLSVFFKPGQVFTDVVGSPYYVAPEVLCKHYGPEADVWTAGVIVYILLSGVPPFWAETQQGIFDAVLRGALDFDSDPWPTISDSAKDLIRRMLRSPPKDRLTAHQVLCHPWVCEDGVAPDRPLAPAVLSRLKQFSAMNRLKKMALRVIARSLSEEELAGLKEMFKAMDTDGSGAITFDELKEGLRRYGSNLREAEIRDLMDAADVDKSGTIDYDEFIAATVHLNKLEREEHLLAAFAYFDRDGSGYITVDELEHACRDHNMADVGIDDIIREVDQDNDGRIDYGEFVAMMKKGAIDIIGNGRLTFGRPPCSAATATSDDPSPSISSPR, encoded by the exons ATGGGCAActactcctcctccacctccaccccgacctacgccgccgccgcagcagcagcgcccgTCTACGACTTGTGCTTTCTTCGCTACcccagcagcggcggcggcagcagcagcagcagcagcagcagctccggcggcggcatgcCGATTCGCAGCCACCAGCAGGTGCTggcgtcgccgacggcggTGCTCGGGCACGTGACCCCGCCGCTGCAGGAGCTGTACTCGATGGGGCGGAAGCTGGGACAGGGGCAGTTCGGGACGACGTACCTGTGcacggaggtggcgacggggGCGGCGCTGGCGTGCAAGTCGATCGCGAAGCGGAAGCTGCTGAGCCCGGAGGACGTGGAGGACGTGCGGCGCGAGATCCAGATAATGCACCACCTGGCGGGGCACGCCAGCGTGGTCACCATCCGCGGCGCCTACGAGGACACCATGTACGTGCACATCGTGATGGAGCTGTGCGAGGGCGGCGAGCTGTTCGACCGCATCGTGGAGCGCGGCTACTTCTCGGAGCGCAAGGCGGCGGAGATCACGCGGGTCATCGTCGGCGTGGTGGAGGCCTGCCACTCGCTGGGCGTCATGCACCGCGACCTCAAGCCCGAGAACTTCCTGCTCAAGGACCGCGCCCGCGAGGCGTCGCTCAAGGCCATCGACTTCGGCCTCTCCGTCTTCTTCAAGCCCGGCCAGGTCTTCACCGACGTCGTGGGGAGCCCCTACTACGTGGCCCCCGAGGTGCTGTGCAAGCACTACGGCCCGGAGGCCGACGTGTGGACGGCCGGCGTCATCGTCTACATCCTGCTCAGCGGCGTGCCCCCCTTCTGGGCCGAGACGCAGCAGGGCATCTTCGACGCCGTCCTCCGCGGCGCCCTCGACTTCGACTCCGACCCTTGGCCCACCATCTCCGACAGCGCCAAGGACCTGATCCGCCGCATGCTGCGCTCGCCGCCCAAGGACCGCCTCACGGCGCACCAGGTGCTGTGCCACCCCTGGGTCTGCGAGGACGGCGTCGCGCCCGACCGCCCGCTGGCGCCCGCCGTCCTGTCCCGCCTCAAGCAGTTCTCGGCGATGAACCGCCTCAAGAAGATGGCGCTGCGGGTGATCGCGCGGAGCCTgtcggaggaggagctcgcgGGCCTCAAGGAGATGTTCAAGGCCATGGACaccgacggcagcggcgccaTCACCTTCGACGAGCTCAAGGAGGGCCTGCGCAGATACGGCTCCAACCTCAGGGAGGCGGAGATCAGGGACCTCATGGACGCG GCCGACGTTGACAAGAGCGGCACCATCGACTACGACGAGTtcatcgccgccaccgtgcaCCTCAATAAGCTGGAGCGCGAGGAGCACCTGCTGGCCGCCTTCGCCTACTTCGAccgcgacggcagcggctACATCACCGTCGACGAGCTCGAGCACGCCTGCAGGGACCACAACATGGCCGACGTCGGCATCGACGACATCATCCGCGAAGTCGACCAAGACAAC GACGGGCGCATCGACTACGGCGAGTTCGTGGCGATGATGAAGAAGGGCGCCATCGATATCATAGGCAACGGAAGGCTCACCTTTGGAAGGCCACCTTGTAGCGCTGCTACTGCTACTTCCGACGATCCTTCTCCATCCATCTCTTCTCCTAGATGA
- the LOC102708874 gene encoding RING-H2 finger protein ATL80-like, translating to MRALLHSASSPPPPAAISIDSDMVVILASLLCALICVAGLALVARCACRRPRPRPRRPSSSAAPPASIPAPKGLKKKAIDAIPTVSFAAGKQQQTAECAICLAEFGAGEELRVLPHCGHGFHVACIDTWLGTHATCPSCRATVATLFVPGRCRRCGEVDDAAALEAARFSTTNSEDDT from the coding sequence ATGCGAGCTCTACTCCACTCTgcttcctccccgccgccgccggcggccatcTCCATCGACTCCGACATGGTGGTCATCCtggcctccctcctctgtGCCCTCATCTGcgtcgccggcctcgcccTCGTGGCGCGTTGcgcctgccgccgccctcgcccccgcccccgccggccaAGCAGTAGCGCTGCCCCACCCGCCTCCATCCCTGCACCCAAAGGCCTGAAGAAGAAGGCCATCGACGCGATACCCACCGTgtccttcgccgccggcaagcagcagcagacgGCGGAGTGCGCCATCTGCCTGGCGGAGTTCGGCGCGGGCGAGGAGCTACGCGTGCTGCCGCACTGCGGCCACGGCTTCCACGTGGCCTGCATCGACACGTGGCTGGGGACCCACGCCACCTGCCCCTCctgccgcgccaccgtcgccacaTTGTTCGTCCCGGGCCGTTGCCGGAGGTGCGGGGAGGTGGACGACGCAGCCGCGCTGGAGGCCGCCCGTTTCTCCACTACCAACTCTGAAGACGACACCTAA
- the LOC102708594 gene encoding monosaccharide-sensing protein 2-like, which produces MRGAVVAAAAAALGNMLQGWDNATIAGALLYIRRDLPALQAHPALQGLVVATSLIGATIVTTLSGPLSDYRGRRPMLVASALLYSLAGLLMLWSPTVEVLLLARLVDGFAIGLAVTLVPVYISETAPPDTRGLLNTLPQLTGSTGMFLSYCMVFVIMLAPIPNWHIMLGVLLFPALLYLLVTVLYLPESPRWLVSKGRMKEARAVLQMLRGRQDVSAEMALLVEGLTTGRDTAVEEYVVGPLEDGHGEAKVMLYEPERRMSGVAPGSVFGSTVTLASRQGSMLDHLKDPVVALLDSLHDMKPPAGGMDVVPNLGSMIGVHDRPPIDWDEESAGADDGDIDAPLLGLRRHSSLSIAGEATSTLGIGGGWQLAWKWTEVVAPDGTRQSTVKRMYLHEEQGDAAEEVHAAALVSQSASCTRQDDLLVGPALAHPAETEAGAGWRELLEPGVRHALVCGVAIQILQQFSGISGVLFYTPQILEQAGVDVLLSRLGLRADSASILISGLTTLLMLPSIGVAMRLMDASGRRSLLLWTIPVLIASLAALVVASVAPMAAAAHAALCTGSVVVYLCCFVMGFGPIPNILCAEIFPTRVRGLCIAICSLAFWLADIAVTYSLPVMLSSLGLAGVFAIYAAVCCVALAFVALRVPETKGLPLEVIIDFFNVGAKGTLPNLHHDEDDED; this is translated from the coding sequence ATGAGAggagcggtggtggcggccgccgccgccgcgctcggtaACATGCTACAGGGATGGGACAATGCCACCATCGCCGGTGCTCTCCTCTACATCAGGAGGGACTTGCCGGCGCTCCAAGCTCACCCCGCTCTCCAGGGCCTCGTCGTTGCCACCTCGCTCATTGGCGCCACCATCGTCACCACATTGTCCGGCCCGCTCTCCGACTACCGAGGCCGCCGCCCCATGCTCGTTGCCTCCGCGCTGCTCTACTccctcgccggcctcctcaTGCTCTGGTCCCCCACCGTCGAGGTCCTCCTACTCGCGCGCCTCGTTGACGGCTTCGCCATCGGCCTCGCCGTCACGCTCGTCCCCGTCTACATCTCCGAGACTGCGCCGCCCGACACCCGCGGCCTGCTCAACACGCTGCCGCAGCTCACCGGCTCCACCGGCATGTTCCTCTCCTACTGCATGGTATTTGTCATCATGCTCGCGCCGATCCCTAACTGGCACATCATGCTCGGCGTCCTCCTGTTCCCGGCGCTCCTATACCTGCTCGTCACCGTCTTGTACCTGCCGGAGTCACCGCGCTGGCTCGTCAGCAAGGGTAGGATGAAGGAAGCCAGGGCCGTGCTCCAGATGCTCAGGGGCCGCCAGGACGTGTCGGCCGAGATGGCGCTCCTTGTCGAGGGGCTCACTACCGGCCGCGACACGGCCGTCGAGGAGTACGTCGTCGGCCCTCTGGAGGACGGCCACGGCGAGGCCAAGGTCATGTTGTACGAGCCGGAGCGTCGGATGTCAGGGGTGGCGCCAGGGAGCGTGTTCGGTAGCACTGTCACGCTGGCGTCGCGACAGGGGAGCATGCTGGATCACCTTAAGgaccccgtcgtcgccctcctcgaCAGCCTCCATGACATGAAGCCCCCCGCCGGTGGCATGGACGTCGTCCCCAACCTCGGCAGTATGATCGGCGTCCACGACAGGCCGCCCATCGACTGGGACGAGGAGAGTGCCGGGGCCGACGATGGCGACATCGACGCGCCGCTGCTGGGCTTGAGGAGGCACAGCAGCCTAAGCATCGCTGGCGAGGCGACGAGCACGCTAGGCATCGGCGGCGGGTGGCAGCTGGCGTGGAAGTGGACGGAGGTCGTCGCGCCGGACGGGACGCGGCAGAGCACGGTGAAGAGAATGTACCTGCACGAGGAGCAGGGTGATGCCGCGGAGGAGGtgcacgcggcggcgctggtgaGCCAATCAGCGTCGTGCACCAGGCAGGATGACCTGCTTGTCGGTCCGGCGCTGGCACACCCGGCTGAGACGGAGGCGGGGGCCGGGTGGCGGGAGCTGCTGGAACCCGGCGTCCGGCACGCGCTGGTGTGCGGCGTGGCGATCCAGATCCTACAGCAATTCTCTGGGATAAGCGGCGTGCTCTTCTACACGCCGCAGATACTGGAGCAGGCCGGCGTCGACGTGCTGCTCTCTAGGCTGGGCCTGCGCGCCGACTCCGCCTCCATCCTCATCAGCGGCCTCACAACGCTGCTCATGCTCCCCAGCATCGGCGTGGCCATGCGCCTCATGGACGCGTCGGGGCGGCGAAGCCTGCTGCTGTGGACAATCCCGGTGTTGATCGCGTCGCTGGCAGCGCTGGTGGTGGCGAGCGTGGcgcccatggcggcggcggcgcacgcggcgctaTGCACGGGGAGCGTGGTGGTGTACCTCTGCTGCTTCGTCATGGGGTTCGGCCCCATCCCCAACATCCTGTGCGCCGAGATCTTCCCGACGCGCGTGCGAGGCCTCTGCATCGCCATTTGCTCGCTGGCTTTCTGGCTCGCTGACATCGCCGTCACCTACAGCCTCCCCGTCATGCTCAGCTccctcggcctcgccggagTCTTCGCCATCTACGCCGCCGTCTGCTGCGTGGCGCTAGCCTTCGTTGCGCTGCGGGTGCCGGAGACGAAGGGCCTCCCGCTCGAGGTCATCATCGACTTCTTCAACGTAGGAGCCAAGGGGACTCTGCCAAACCTCCACcacgacgaagacgacgaggaCTGA
- the LOC102707750 gene encoding probable phospholipase A2 homolog 1 gives MPPPRSPLLLVVFLAAVVLASATSPPPPPCSHSCAALNCDSVGIRYGKYCGVGWSGCEGEEPCDDLDACCRDHDHCVDKKGLMSVKCHEKFKNCMRKVTKAGKVGFSKKCPYEMAMATMTSGMDMAIMLSQLGSQKLEL, from the exons ATGCCGCCCCCGAGATCGCCGCTTctcctcgtcgtcttcctcgccgccgtcgtcctcgcctccgccacctctccgccgcctccgccgtgcaGCCACTCGTGCGCCGCCCTCAACTGCGACT CCGTGGGGATCCGGTATGGCAAATACTGTGGCGTTGGCTGGAGCGGCTGTGAGGGAGAAGAGCCCTGCGACGACCTCGACGCTTGCTGCCGCGACCACGACCACTGCGTCGACAAGAAAG GTCTGATGAGTGTGAAATGCCATGAGAAATTCAAAAACTGCATGAGGAAAGTGACAAAGGCTGGCAAGGTTGGCTTCTCTAAGAAATGCCCGTACGAAATGGCTATGGCAACAATGACCTCAGGGATGGACATGGCCATCATGCTCAGTCAGTTGGGCAGCCAGAAGTTAGAACTCTAG